Proteins from a genomic interval of Rosa chinensis cultivar Old Blush chromosome 2, RchiOBHm-V2, whole genome shotgun sequence:
- the LOC112185543 gene encoding biotin carboxyl carrier protein of acetyl-CoA carboxylase — protein MASCSLGTSYTKVTNLNLGRTRVGISQSYGARTWTLQRPQLYSGLSISRRIEKVLHVRSAPSLEIISATNLEDASEESDCGSASPRIPNFDEIQSMLSTICDTTSVAEVELKLGGFRLHVVRELTEEGSTPPPPIPAPVSASTPADAPKSNGSVSSQSLAITRLESSSRDIQTLLDKAADEGLVLIQSPRVGSFRRSRTIKGKRAPPSCKEKQIVKEGQVICYIEQLGGELPIESDVAGEVIKILREDGEPVGYGDALIAVLPSFPGIKKLQ, from the exons ATGGCTTCCT GTAGCCTAGGGACATCATATACTAAAGTTACAAACTTGAACTTGGGTAGAACAAGAGTTGGGATTTCACAATCTTATGGTGCAAGAACTTGGACACTGCAAAGACCGCAGCTTTACTCAGGTTTATCAATATCAAGACGGATAGAGAAAGTGTTACATGTGCGCAGCGCTCCATCTTTAGAAATCATAT CTGCTACAAATTTAGAAGACGCTTCTGAAGAGAGTGATTGTGGTTCAGCAAGCCCACGCATTCCAAACTTTGATGAG ATACAGTCTATGCTTTCAACAATATGCGATACAACTTCAGTTGCAGAGGTTGAGTTAAAA CTCGGTGGATTTCGGTTACATGTGGTGAGGGAGTTGACTGAAGAAGGTAGCACTCCACCTCCTCCAATTCCTGCTCCTGTCAGTGCAAGTACACCTGCTGATGCACCCAAATCAAATGGATCAGTTTCTTCACAATCTTTAGCTATCACTAGACTAGAATCTTCTTCAAGAGATATCCAAACATTATTAGATAAAGCTGCTGATGAAGGCTTGGTGTTAATTCAGTCTCCACGA GTGGGGTCATTTAGAAGATCTCGAACAATAAAGGGAAAGCGTGCTCCTCCATCATGTAAAGAG AAGCAAATAGTGAAAGAGGGCCAAGTGATTTGCTACATTGAACAGCTAGGAGGAGAGCTTCCAATTGAG TCTGATGTGGCCGGGGAGGTCATCAAGATACTACGGGAAGATGGTG AACCTGTTGGATACGGTGATGCCCTGATTGCAGTTCTCCCCTCGTTTCCTGGGATTAAGAAGCTTCAATAG
- the LOC112190048 gene encoding LOW QUALITY PROTEIN: RNA-binding protein cabeza (The sequence of the model RefSeq protein was modified relative to this genomic sequence to represent the inferred CDS: inserted 1 base in 1 codon), with amino-acid sequence MSRPGDWNCRSCQHLNFQRRDSCQRCGDVKSGGGGGLDFGAFNGGRLGGGGSSFGFGSATTGSDVRPGDWYCAAGNCGAHNFASRSSCFKCGAFKDEFAATGGGGGFDSEMTRSRGXFGLGNGGGGGGGGGGRPGWKSGDWICTRFGCNEHNFASRMECFRCNAPRDTY; translated from the exons ATGAGCAGACCAGGAGATTGGAACTGCAGGTCATGCCAGCACCTCAACTTCCAGAGGCGCGACTCGTGCCAGCGATGTGGAGATGTCAAgtctggaggaggaggaggactggaCTTTGGGGCTTTTAATGGTGGAAGGCTTGGAGGAGGAGGGTCTTCGTTCGGGTTCGGTAGTGCAACTACTGGCTCGGATGTGAGGCCTGGTGACTGGTACTGCGCTGCCGGAAACTGTGGGGCCCACAATTTTGCCAGCCGCTCTAGCTGCTTCAAGTGTGGTGCTTTCAAGGATGAGTTTGCTGCTACTGGCGGTGGTGGCGGCTTTGACTCTGAAATGACTCGCTCCCGGG GTTTCGGGTTGGGAAATGgcgggggtggtggtggtggtggtggtggtcggCCTGGATGGAAATCTGGAGATTGGATTTGTACCAG GTTCGGATGCAACGAGCATAACTTTGCTagcagaatggaatgttttagaTGCAATGCCCCAAGAGACACATACTAG